In Cicer arietinum cultivar CDC Frontier isolate Library 1 chromosome 1, Cicar.CDCFrontier_v2.0, whole genome shotgun sequence, one DNA window encodes the following:
- the LOC101496568 gene encoding nucleoside hydrolase 3-like: protein MFSTRFLVAFVLIISGIFGVGLHSVEGKPQRILLDTDVDTDDFFALLYLLKLNRSEFQLEGIVVNANAWTNGGHAVNQIYDILYMMGRDDIAVGVGGEGGILPNGTILPNVGGYLPIIEQGMTTTGGCRYRQAIPVGSGGRLDVDANYGIRKAFLPQGKRKYTPLQQPTAQQVLIDKISAGPITIIEIGAHTNLAIFLMNNPHLKKNVEHVYIMGGGVRSKNPTGCCPKNASSSCTPRQCGDHGNLFTNYNANPYAEFNIFGDPFAAYQVIHSGIPITLIPLDATNTIPINEEFFDEFEKNQDTYEAQYIFKSLKMARDTWFDDQFYTSYFMWDSFTCGVAISIMRNSNRNNGENEFAEMEYMNITVITSNKPYGISDGSNPLFDGLKVPKFNVKKGGVHSGHVQQGLSDPFCFVKNAKGRCQDGYTREENGEDSVKVLVATKAKPNKDVKSSLDKEFFKSFLNTLKQPQHAGRFNFTTQFPYYKEVIYIPNFQNKILGKPIVFDMDMSAGDFLALFYILKVPVEVINLKAIIVSPTGWANAATIDVIYDLLHMMGRDDIPVGIGDFFAMNQSNPMFPPVGDCNYIKAIPHGNGGLIDSDTLFGLARDLPRSPRRYTAENSVKFGAPRDTDHPELRQPLAMEVWESILQTLKPESKITVLTNGPLTNLAKVVSIKNISSRIEEVYVMGGHISKNGNHKGNVFSVPSNQYAEFNMFLDPLAAKTVFESEVNITLIPLSIQHKASSFSKTLKYLKRIRKTPEAVFSKRLLGRLHDLKKNHHRYQHMDTFLGEILGAVVLGEDNSSLDAKFKSKYVKVLAEGIESSDGKIVVDEKYGKLVRILSHVNSKDYHKIYAKRLGDLNQTAKVGSFKEQRKKWSHPHDTS from the exons ATGTTTTCAACGAGATTCTTGGTAGCTTTTGTGTTGATCATATCAGGAATCTTTGGAGTTGGTTTGCATAGTGTTGAAGGAAAGCCTCAAAGGATTCTTTTGGATACAGATGTTGATACTGATGATTTCTTTGCTCTGTTATATCTTTTGAAGCTTAACAGATCAGAATTTCAATTGGAG GGAATTGTTGTGAATGCAAATGCTTGGACTAATGGTGGACATGCTGTGAATCAAATTTATGATATACTTTATATGATGGGGAGAGATGATATAGCAGTTGGAGTGGGAGGTGAGGGTGGAATACTCCCAAATGGTACCATACTTCCAAATGTTGGTGGATATCTACCAATTATAGAACAG GGAATGACGACAACAGGAGGTTGTAGATATAGGCAAGCAATTCCAGTAGGAAGTGGTGGTCGGTTGGATGTGGATGCTAATTATGGCATCAGAAAAGCTTTCCTTCCACAG GGGAAAAGGAAATATACTCCACTACAACAACCAACTGCTCAACAAGTGTTGATTGACAAAATATCTGCAGGTCCTATAACTATAATTGAGATTGGAGCACATACAAATTTagcaatttttttaatgaataatcCACACTTGAAGAAAAATGTGGAACATGTTTACATTATGGGTGGTGGTGTAAGGTCAAAAAATCCAACTGGTTGTTGCCCCAAAAATGcttcctcttcttgcacaccaAGACAGTGTGGTGACCATGGTAATTTGTTCACAAATTATAATGCAAATCCTTATGCAGAGTTTAATATATTTGGAGACCCTTTTGCAGCATACCAG GTGATTCATTCTGGTATTCCTATTACCCTTATTCCTCTTGATGCAACAAACACAATCCCCATCAATGAAGaattttttgatgaatttgaaaagAATCAAGACACTTATGAGgcacaatatattttcaagtCATTGAAAATGGCCCGTGATACTTGGTTTGACGATCAATTTTATACG AGTTATTTTATGTGGGACTCTTTCACATGTGGTGTGGCAATTTCAATAATGAGGAACTCTAATAGAAACaatggggaaaatgaatttgcTGAAATGGAGTATATGAACATAACTGTGATTACTTCAAATAAACCTTATGGTATATCTGATGGCTCTAATCCCTTATTTGATGGTCTCAAAGTTCCTAAATTCAATGTTAAGAAAGGTGGTGTGCATAGTGGTCATGTTCAACAAGGACTAAGTGATCCATTTTGTTTTGTCAAGAATGCCAAAGGGAGATGTCAG GATGGTTATACAAGAGAGGAGAATGGCGAAGACTCAGTGAAGGTACTTGTTGCCACAAAAGCAAAGCCTAACAAGGATGTAAAGAGCTCACTTGACAAAGAATTCTTCAAAAGCTTCTTAAAT ACTCTAAAGCAGCCACAACATGCTGGGAGGTTCAATTTCACTACACAGTTTCCTTACTATAAAGAAGTAATTTACATaccaaattttcaaaacaaaatacttGGTAAGCCTATTGTGTTTGACATGGACATGAGTGCAGGAGATTTTCTTGCTCTATTTTACATCCTTAAAGTTCCTGTTGAAGTCATCAACCTTAAG GCAATCATTGTAAGCCCAACTGGGTGGGCAAATGCAGCAACAATTGATGTGATCTATGACTTACTTCACATGATGGGTCGCGATGATATCCCCGTTGGTATAGGTGACTTTTTTGCAATGAACCAATCAAACCCAATGTTTCCACCCGTTGGTGATTGCAACTATATTAAAGCCATTCCTCACGGAAATGGTGGCCTTATTGACTCGGACACTCTCTTTGGACTTGCTCGTGATTTACCTCGTAGCCCTAGAAG GTACACAGCAGAAAATTCTGTGAAGTTTGGAGCTCCTAGAGATACTGATCATCCGGAGCTCAGACAACCACTAGCTATGGAAGTTTGGGAGTCTATATTGCAAACATTGAAACCAGAGTCTAAAATTACAGTATTAACCAATGGACCTTTGACTAATTTGGCAAAGGTTGTATCTATTAAAAACATAAGTTCTAGAATTGAG GAGGTTTATGTAATGGGAGGACATATAAGCAAGAATGGAAATCACAAAGGAAATGTGTTTTCTGTTCCTTCAAATCAGTATGCAGAATTCAATATGTTCCTTGATCCTTTAGCAGCAAAGACTGTGTTTGAATCAGAAGTTAATATCACACTCATTCCACTGAGTATTCAGCACAAAGCAAGttctttttcaaaaactttaaaatacctcaaaagaataagaaaaacaCCTGAAGCAGTGTTTTCGAAGCGTCTACTGGGGAGGCTACATGATTTGAAGAAAAATCACCATAGATATCAACATATG GACACATTCTTGGGAGAAATTTTAGGTGCTGTTGTCTTAGGTGAAGATAATTCAAGTCTAGATGCAAAATTTAAGTCCAAATATGTGAAAGTATTGGCAGAAGGGATTGAATCAAGTGATGGAAAAATTGTGGTGGATGAGAAATATGGAAAATTAGTGAGAATTTTAAGTCATGTTAATAGCAAGGATTATCATAAGATATATGCAAAAAGGCTAGGTGATCTGAATCAAACAGCTAAGGTAGGAAGCTTCAAAGAACAGAGAAAGAAATGGAGTCATCCACATGATACAAGTTAA